From Punica granatum isolate Tunisia-2019 chromosome 1, ASM765513v2, whole genome shotgun sequence:
GGTAGTctatgaagaagaagattacgTGCACTTGTTGATGGAGCTGTGCATGGGAGGAGAACTCTTTCACAGGCTTGAGAAACACGGGAGGTTTTCCGAGATGGAGGCTCGGTTCCTCTTTAGGCATCTGATGGAAGTCGTCAAGTATTGTCACGATAATGGAGTGATCCACAGGGATCTGAAGCCCGAGAACATATTACTGGTTTCAACGTCCCGGAAATCACCAATTAAGCTGGCGGACTTTGGTCTTGCGACATATATAAAACCTGGTTAGGCTTTTCATACTCTGTCTTTGATTACTGATAATAAATGGACCTTGCGGGTAAATTGAAAGCCTAGGCGATACTTTTCAGGCATTGTTTGCAGAACCAAACCTGACTTTGAACTGGCCAAGCTATGGGGTTAAAGTCAACAACTATagcaatataattaaataatgaattatttaaaaatataaatttactaaatttgatgtaaaagGAGCCTCTCACTTAAACTTGGCTGGCTCTTGCTCTGAAGTGGCCCGTTCTTATGGTTcaatcatatatctatatggATTTTCTTGGATACAGATCGAAGAATGGTTCAGTTCTTGGTCCAGCTGGTCTAAACTGGTTCTGAATCTATGGTCTTAGGTTTGACTCCCTTGTGCCATCAGTTAAAACAGTTTGGCCACTGATATGGGCTTCAGGGAGACTCCCTAACCAGCTTGTCCATCGACACGAGGAAATATTTTTCCATGGATCCCACACTAGCTCTGATAAATGAAGTTGGTGCTTGTTGGCTATGTAATCAGACAGCTAACTTATATGACAGGGCAATATTTGCATGGGACTGTTGGGAGCCCTTTTTACATAGCCCCGGAGGTTCTTGTAGGAGGGTACAATCAGGCAGCCGATGTGTGGAGTGCAGGAGTGATTCTCTACATTCTACTCAGTGGATTGGCACCCTTTTGGGGGAGGACAAAGTCGAAAATATTTGAAGCTGTTAGGGCTGCAAATCTTCGGTTTCCTTCTAGTCACTGGGACAGCGTCTCTTCATCTGCTAAGGAGTTGATTGCTGGAATGCTCCAACTGGATCCTTCAAAGAGGCTCACAGCTGCAGAGGTTTTGGGTGAGGCATTTCATATTCGTTGCTTCCTTAGTTAAGTTGGCATCCATATATCGCGGTCACAGATTTGTAATATCAGCACACAAATAAATATTGTACCATAACATTCAAGAATGCCCAAATCTTTGTCTACACTTAATCTGTATAGTGTTGCTCGACAGCTTTGGGTCGTGACCCTCGTGGGAAATATGTCCTCACAAAATGTGAAATGGAGCCTGTTGGAAGTTTAACCCAACTGAAGCCAACAATAGATGGGAGAGAATCCACGGACATGCtataggggaaaaaaataacattttaaaaatgcataaatttgCTGATTGAGGGAGGCTAGAAATTCTGGTTATACCTTTCTGTGTTTATCACTTATAACGGTTATCACCACTTTGCAGGTCACCCGTGGATGGAGGGCTTTGGGCAAGTCTCTGAAGAATCTCAAATTCAAGGAAATATAGATTATGGAATGCTAGAAGTGGGTGTAGGTTCTCTCTCTGGCCCTTGCATTGCCACGTCCCGGGATTATAGCTTCAGTCATGAGTCACATTCTAATGATGAGAACGCTCTCGAGCGAACACCCACATTCTCTTGCAGAACATCCTTCTCTACTTTCCTAATGGGGGATGAAAGGGAAACTCCCTCCTCTGCATTCAGCAGGTTCTCATTCAGCTGTGAGTCAAGTGCTGGGTGTTTCTCCTCCCCTATTCCGGCAATGCC
This genomic window contains:
- the LOC116193148 gene encoding calcium-dependent protein kinase 26-like encodes the protein MEIVGSDNTGCSSTQTRNCYTVAGLSGTILESTQISNLKDRYVLEEQLGWGQFGIIRACLDKFTGEVLACKSIAKDRLVTPEDVQSVKLEIEIMTKLSGHPNIVNLRVVYEEEDYVHLLMELCMGGELFHRLEKHGRFSEMEARFLFRHLMEVVKYCHDNGVIHRDLKPENILLVSTSRKSPIKLADFGLATYIKPGQYLHGTVGSPFYIAPEVLVGGYNQAADVWSAGVILYILLSGLAPFWGRTKSKIFEAVRAANLRFPSSHWDSVSSSAKELIAGMLQLDPSKRLTAAEVLGHPWMEGFGQVSEESQIQGNIDYGMLEVGVGSLSGPCIATSRDYSFSHESHSNDENALERTPTFSCRTSFSTFLMGDERETPSSAFSRFSFSCESSAGCFSSPIPAMPSFTFFRPTSAVEESSGELSHSDTDEEESRLAKLFQLAAASTRVKREIEQLDLRTDIQAGGGTVKTRILRIHSRRNRTIGFGEHDQIDLKVAESVIRWASCAHMPTAPSLRLSLVC